In Flavobacterium cerinum, one genomic interval encodes:
- a CDS encoding PorP/SprF family type IX secretion system membrane protein translates to MKKIYFASLLVAMFALDVNAQQDPHYTQYMYNMNVMNPAYAGSKESLSGGILYRQQWVDIEGAPKTATLSLHSPVGKNVGLGISAVSDKIGPVEENNVYADFSYTLNLGGEHRLALGLKAGATFQKIGLFSEIGNGFVPHPGDVAFKEDTNNTYFNVGTGFFYYTQKYYLAFSVPNLLKKTHLDVTQNGQEYNFGSDVQHYFLTGGYVFNLSENTKFKPSFMMKSAFSAPTSLDLSANVMFFNKFEIGATYRLDDSFGGMVNYAITPGLRIGYAYDHIVSDLNVTTPASHEFMLLFDLNFSKKVSLSPRYF, encoded by the coding sequence ATGAAAAAAATATATTTTGCATCCCTGTTAGTGGCTATGTTCGCGCTGGACGTTAACGCACAACAGGATCCGCATTATACACAATACATGTATAACATGAATGTGATGAATCCCGCTTATGCCGGTTCGAAAGAAAGCTTATCCGGAGGGATTTTATACCGCCAGCAATGGGTGGATATTGAAGGTGCACCCAAAACGGCTACTTTGTCGCTTCACAGCCCGGTAGGGAAAAATGTAGGGCTGGGGATTTCGGCAGTTTCGGATAAAATCGGCCCGGTTGAAGAGAATAATGTTTATGCGGACTTTTCCTATACGCTAAATTTAGGGGGCGAACATCGTCTGGCTTTAGGATTAAAAGCAGGAGCTACCTTTCAGAAAATCGGGCTGTTTTCCGAAATCGGTAACGGATTTGTACCGCATCCGGGTGATGTGGCTTTTAAAGAAGATACAAACAACACCTATTTTAATGTCGGAACCGGATTTTTCTATTACACGCAAAAATACTATCTGGCCTTTTCCGTTCCGAATCTGTTAAAGAAAACGCATTTGGACGTTACGCAAAACGGACAGGAATATAATTTCGGAAGTGATGTACAACATTATTTCCTGACAGGAGGATATGTATTTAACCTATCGGAAAACACCAAATTTAAACCGTCCTTTATGATGAAATCGGCTTTTAGTGCACCTACTTCATTGGATTTATCAGCGAATGTTATGTTTTTCAACAAATTTGAAATAGGAGCAACATACCGATTGGATGATTCTTTTGGCGGAATGGTTAATTATGCGATCACACCGGGACTTCGTATCGGATATGCATATGATCATATTGTTTCTGATCTGAATGTGACAACACCGGCATCGCACGAATTTATGTTGTTATTTGACCTGAACTTTTCCAAAAAAGTATCGCTGTCACCTCGATATTTCTAA
- a CDS encoding OmpA family protein — translation MKKQYITLGLLLLLTTGYGQDKFTEKADKLFENYQYVEAIAEYQKLAEGKNANAYVYTQLADSYYNVFNMAEAAKWYAKATQTKTSAETYYRYAQTLKAMGKYQEANKQMDTFASLTPNDPRAKEHKANPNYIPSLTNRSKMFDVATTNINSKEQSDFGAVLTNDNTLYFVSTRNTSKRTDKWANQPYLDIFEATRNSDGTFSEPKPVSELNTAFHDGPVTISSDGNTMYFARDGHSAGQYERNKNNVKVGQQGIYKATKTDGKWSQIEALPFNSTTYSVTNPSLSKDGKTLYFASNMPGGIGESDIWKVSVTASGYGKPENLGPAVNTPGKENFPFIAEEDILYYASSGKQGFGGLDIFKVDLKSTEPAQNLGKPVNTEKDDFSFSFNKSQNIGFFASNRNGMDAIYTATPICSAEAIAVVTNKKTGTLLANASVAILDAKGNTIATKQTGSEGKVRYETDCETAYTFQVTAPDFETASFPVQKVKSGEVIVEAPLTPVEVIITDKEVLLNPVFFDFDKSNITEQGANELNKLVTVMKNHPTMVILVKSHTDSKGSAAYNLRLSEQRAQSTVQYLISKGVEKERISGKGLGNTEPKINCTNCTEEQQAQNRRSEFIIIKK, via the coding sequence ATGAAAAAACAATATATAACATTAGGACTGTTATTGCTCTTAACAACCGGTTACGGACAAGACAAGTTTACGGAAAAGGCCGATAAATTATTTGAAAATTACCAGTACGTAGAAGCTATAGCTGAATACCAGAAACTGGCGGAAGGTAAAAATGCGAATGCTTATGTATATACGCAATTGGCCGACAGTTACTATAATGTGTTTAATATGGCAGAAGCAGCAAAATGGTATGCCAAAGCAACACAAACTAAAACGAGTGCTGAAACCTATTATCGTTATGCTCAGACATTAAAAGCGATGGGGAAATATCAGGAAGCCAATAAGCAAATGGATACTTTCGCGTCTTTAACGCCAAACGATCCGCGGGCTAAGGAACACAAAGCCAATCCGAATTATATTCCAAGTCTGACAAACCGTTCTAAAATGTTTGATGTGGCAACAACCAATATCAACAGTAAAGAGCAGAGCGACTTCGGAGCTGTACTGACAAATGATAATACGCTGTATTTTGTGAGTACACGAAACACGTCAAAAAGAACGGATAAATGGGCAAATCAGCCGTATCTGGATATCTTTGAGGCCACCCGAAACAGCGACGGTACTTTTTCGGAACCTAAACCGGTAAGCGAATTAAATACTGCTTTCCATGACGGACCGGTAACAATTAGCAGCGACGGAAATACCATGTATTTTGCAAGAGACGGACATAGCGCCGGACAATACGAACGCAATAAAAACAATGTAAAAGTTGGCCAGCAGGGAATTTACAAAGCCACAAAAACGGATGGAAAATGGTCGCAAATCGAAGCATTGCCATTTAACAGTACAACCTATTCGGTAACCAATCCAAGTTTGAGTAAAGACGGAAAAACACTCTATTTCGCATCCAATATGCCGGGTGGAATAGGAGAGTCCGACATCTGGAAAGTGAGTGTTACCGCTAGCGGATACGGAAAGCCGGAAAATCTCGGTCCTGCTGTCAATACGCCCGGAAAAGAGAATTTCCCGTTTATTGCTGAGGAAGATATTTTGTATTATGCTTCTTCCGGAAAACAAGGATTCGGTGGATTGGATATCTTTAAAGTGGATTTAAAATCGACAGAACCGGCTCAAAACTTAGGAAAACCGGTCAATACGGAAAAAGACGATTTTTCCTTTAGTTTTAATAAAAGTCAGAATATCGGTTTTTTTGCTTCCAACAGAAATGGGATGGATGCTATTTATACCGCAACTCCGATTTGTTCCGCTGAAGCAATTGCCGTCGTAACGAATAAAAAAACAGGTACGCTATTAGCCAATGCTTCGGTAGCGATTCTGGATGCAAAAGGAAATACAATTGCAACAAAACAAACCGGTTCCGAAGGTAAAGTACGCTATGAAACGGATTGTGAAACGGCTTATACATTTCAGGTAACTGCTCCGGATTTTGAAACCGCCTCATTTCCGGTACAAAAAGTAAAATCAGGAGAAGTAATTGTTGAAGCGCCATTAACGCCAGTTGAAGTGATCATTACCGATAAAGAAGTATTGTTAAATCCGGTATTTTTTGATTTCGATAAAAGCAATATTACAGAACAGGGAGCAAATGAACTAAACAAATTGGTTACGGTTATGAAAAACCACCCGACAATGGTGATTTTAGTAAAATCCCACACCGATTCCAAAGGTAGCGCAGCTTATAACCTTAGATTATCGGAACAAAGAGCACAATCAACAGTACAGTATCTGATTTCTAAAGGAGTTGAAAAAGAACGTATTTCCGGTAAGGGACTCGGAAATACCGAACCTAAAATCAACTGTACTAATTGTACGGAAGAGCAACAGGCACAAAACAGACGCTCTGAATTTATAATCATTAAAAAATAG
- a CDS encoding T9SS type B sorting domain-containing protein — protein sequence MKKLLFVLLTYVFYGSLQAQNQPNDCVNAINVCGNGTFSSNASGIGAIQEVSGCGGAEHNSIWLKINVIQSGTLGFNIIPHDSNITVDYDFWVYGPNRTCSALGSPIRCATTNPQLAGQLNNHTGMNGSTTLTQTGPGANGNSYVRWLTVTAGQSYYIAIDRPVGDGGFDLEWIGTATDNGGAFAPPPTANPVPDYKTCSNTPNIGLFDLNSIRSQINADLTNNTVSFYGTLANANDGIAPLPGIIANTTNPQTIYATVKNNTTGCYTITQFNLMVYPVPTASLTAAASVICSGDAAAITFTGTPDATVEYNVNGGPTLTGLLNGSGTLTITNNLTAATTYTLTSVKILDNNGVMLCSQPLNTSVTITVNPLPTATISGTTTICSGDTASVTFNGTPNSTVTYTFNNGTNQLLLLDAAGTATVSAGTAGIYELVRVTTSGLPACSQELTGSVTITVNPLPTASITGTTSTCSNTTGILTINGTPNATVTYSANGQPDETITLDAAGTATITTPVLTTSVTYTLISVTSADTPACSQPLATSHTITVITAPTITTPTSFQMCDTGNGLAVFDLTTKINEITGGNTGLTVTFHESQAEADSGSNPKGPLYTNNTPNTQTLYIRVVNSANNQCPSFTTLTLNVAPVPQINPNVTPFIVCETSVPGDGTELFDLTIKDAELLNGQTGVIVRYFVSESNALSGSSPIIPVTAYPNMSNPQTIWYQLSNGIGCKAVGSFQLIVNPKPVIVPLNPMNACSNGSNTTAEFNLSLNNTLVTGGVTGMEVSYHLTQADADSGLSPLPALYTSGPTTIYVRVKNPATGCYATTTLDLNITQGPVAITPQPIKYCDPSDNGVGTFDLNAVIPEITGGTLPPGVTVTFHETIEDAQLGLNALSSPYSNIQPWGQTIYVRVRYALTDCANIVMLQLIVNRTPRATAPTPLMVCDDAVADGITVFDLSVKNNEILGALNATDHTISYYESFANAQTATDPIGTIFSYTNLTNPQIIYVRIENNVTGCFDIEELKLIVNPLPSVPMPVPAYTLCDYTGQPLYEQFDLSTKIPEIIGTATGLEVKFYKTEAQAHANVVGTELPTLYVNEIATVQTIFVRVTNSATGCYSVTAMDLRVEPLPVLIMPTTPVTVCDGTNNDGIGSFDLNDLVTDMLSGETNVTVSFHETQQNAQNGLFPITIMPYENINPWNQTLWVLATNNVTGCKSVYSFQLRVEPAPIMPTLLDLDECDTDSNPHDNQTTFDLTVHTATILAAQTGAATDYEVNYYISQTNAENGTPFIVSNGNFIGTNGQTIWVRVTHKATGCYTIGSFKLIVNSPLQLTQPDEITLCDDALPNDQRQIFDLTIREAQITGGATGYTFKYYSNTALPPNPGTLITNPTAFPNTATVQTLLVEVISGAGCSSYVTLTIRVTPLPEPKFDPAPLVLCDDDYPGDGITFFDVTVNANYIRNNANYVLTYHASQTDALAGINAIATPTNWQNVDGNGNALTSVWIRVTTAPANNRDRCSLVVEQPLIVNPRPAAGPVTDYHMCQIPFTGSGVFDLSTKTPEALAGQGPAGYTVTYHATQADADSGAAPLATNHPSTVNGETIYVRVVNTATGCYNTTSFRLFVERGSEATDIPDITRCDDLNDGTETFDLSSLDATILGPVQAADPNFSVKYYASDADLANDTPIGTPGAYTITDYLTHEIIAVVKNTYSAYGCPAEIRFNITVFRLPEPTPNAGFVCVDQETGNVLNTHIIDSGLDAATHTFQWYEDDASGAPQPIAGATGSTYEVNHAGTYSVIATSTVTGCVSLPAEVVITQSEPAEVTYTVSNAFTDNQVITVQAIGIGEYMYQLDEGDIQSSPVFTNVSSGTHTITVYDMKGCAATIVRNVTVINYPHYFTPNGDNYHDFWNIGDLENDVNAKIYIFDRYGKLLKQIKPSRVSGWDGTLNGQPLPSTDYWFTVNYTENGEVKEFKAHFSLKR from the coding sequence ATGAAGAAGCTATTATTTGTATTATTAACCTACGTATTTTACGGCTCATTACAGGCGCAGAACCAACCCAACGATTGTGTCAATGCGATCAATGTTTGCGGAAACGGAACATTCAGTTCAAACGCTAGTGGCATTGGGGCTATTCAGGAAGTCTCCGGATGTGGTGGTGCCGAACATAATTCGATCTGGTTAAAAATTAATGTGATTCAATCCGGAACGTTAGGATTTAATATCATTCCGCACGATTCGAATATTACGGTAGACTACGATTTTTGGGTGTACGGTCCTAACAGGACCTGTTCCGCTTTAGGAAGCCCGATTCGTTGTGCCACCACAAACCCACAATTAGCCGGTCAGTTAAATAATCATACCGGAATGAACGGCAGTACAACATTAACACAAACCGGTCCCGGTGCCAATGGGAACAGTTATGTGAGATGGTTAACCGTCACGGCTGGTCAGTCGTACTATATCGCAATTGACAGACCGGTTGGAGACGGTGGATTTGATCTGGAATGGATCGGTACAGCAACAGATAACGGAGGTGCTTTTGCTCCGCCGCCGACTGCGAATCCGGTTCCCGATTATAAAACGTGTAGTAATACACCGAATATCGGACTATTTGACCTGAATTCAATCAGAAGTCAGATCAATGCAGATCTGACCAATAATACAGTGTCCTTTTATGGTACATTGGCTAATGCTAATGACGGAATAGCACCGCTACCGGGTATTATCGCGAATACGACAAATCCGCAAACGATATATGCGACAGTAAAGAATAACACGACCGGATGTTATACTATTACACAGTTTAACCTTATGGTATATCCCGTTCCAACGGCTTCGCTAACGGCGGCTGCTTCGGTAATCTGCTCCGGTGATGCCGCAGCGATTACGTTTACCGGAACACCGGATGCCACTGTAGAATACAATGTAAACGGAGGACCAACACTAACCGGTCTTTTGAATGGATCGGGAACACTTACGATTACGAATAACCTGACAGCTGCAACTACTTATACTTTAACATCGGTAAAAATACTGGATAACAATGGTGTGATGCTTTGCTCGCAACCCTTAAATACTTCAGTAACAATAACGGTTAATCCTTTACCAACGGCAACGATATCCGGAACAACTACAATTTGCTCCGGTGATACGGCTTCGGTTACTTTTAACGGAACGCCAAACAGCACGGTTACTTATACTTTTAATAACGGGACGAACCAACTGCTATTACTGGATGCAGCGGGAACAGCAACTGTTTCAGCGGGAACAGCGGGTATTTACGAATTAGTTCGGGTAACAACTTCCGGATTACCGGCTTGTTCACAAGAGCTTACCGGTTCTGTTACGATTACGGTTAACCCGTTACCAACGGCAAGTATTACAGGAACGACCTCAACTTGTTCAAACACAACAGGAATTTTAACGATAAATGGTACGCCAAATGCCACAGTAACTTATTCGGCTAACGGACAACCTGATGAAACAATTACGCTCGATGCTGCCGGAACCGCAACTATCACGACTCCGGTTTTAACCACTTCCGTAACCTATACTTTAATCAGTGTAACTTCGGCAGATACACCGGCTTGTAGTCAACCTTTGGCAACCAGTCATACTATAACAGTAATTACGGCTCCCACTATTACAACGCCTACATCTTTTCAGATGTGTGATACCGGAAATGGTTTAGCTGTTTTTGATTTAACAACCAAAATCAATGAAATTACAGGCGGAAATACGGGACTAACAGTGACTTTCCATGAGTCGCAGGCGGAAGCTGATTCCGGAAGTAATCCAAAGGGACCTTTATACACGAATAACACTCCGAATACGCAGACATTATATATTCGGGTAGTGAATTCAGCAAACAATCAATGTCCGTCATTTACCACGTTAACATTAAATGTAGCACCTGTTCCACAGATTAACCCGAATGTTACTCCTTTTATAGTATGTGAAACAAGTGTTCCGGGTGACGGAACAGAATTATTTGATTTGACGATTAAAGACGCAGAATTACTCAACGGACAAACCGGCGTAATAGTACGTTATTTTGTAAGTGAATCAAATGCGCTTTCCGGTTCAAGTCCGATTATCCCGGTTACAGCTTATCCGAATATGAGCAATCCGCAAACAATCTGGTATCAACTGAGTAATGGTATCGGTTGTAAAGCTGTAGGATCCTTTCAATTGATTGTAAATCCGAAACCGGTAATTGTTCCGTTAAATCCAATGAATGCCTGTAGTAACGGTTCGAACACTACGGCTGAATTTAATTTGTCACTAAACAATACTTTAGTAACCGGTGGCGTAACGGGAATGGAAGTAAGTTATCATTTAACGCAAGCTGATGCCGATTCAGGTCTAAGTCCGTTGCCGGCGTTGTATACATCCGGTCCGACGACAATCTATGTTCGTGTAAAAAATCCGGCTACAGGATGTTATGCTACGACAACTTTGGATTTGAATATTACACAAGGACCGGTTGCTATTACACCACAACCGATAAAATACTGTGATCCGAGTGATAATGGTGTCGGAACCTTTGATCTTAATGCTGTAATACCGGAAATTACAGGTGGAACCTTACCACCGGGTGTAACGGTTACGTTCCATGAAACGATAGAAGATGCCCAATTGGGATTAAACGCATTATCAAGTCCTTATAGTAATATTCAGCCCTGGGGACAGACAATTTACGTCAGAGTACGATATGCTTTGACGGATTGCGCTAATATTGTAATGTTACAACTAATTGTGAATCGAACACCGAGAGCGACTGCACCAACACCGTTGATGGTTTGTGATGATGCCGTAGCCGATGGTATTACCGTATTTGACCTTAGTGTAAAAAATAATGAGATATTAGGAGCTTTAAATGCTACCGATCATACTATTAGTTATTATGAAAGCTTTGCGAATGCACAAACGGCAACTGACCCGATAGGTACTATATTTAGTTATACAAATCTGACGAATCCGCAAATCATTTATGTTAGAATTGAAAATAACGTAACCGGGTGTTTTGATATTGAGGAATTAAAATTAATCGTAAACCCATTACCATCAGTTCCAATGCCGGTACCGGCTTATACTTTGTGTGATTACACAGGTCAGCCGTTATACGAGCAGTTCGATTTATCGACTAAGATTCCTGAGATCATCGGAACGGCTACAGGATTAGAAGTTAAGTTCTATAAAACAGAGGCGCAAGCTCATGCTAATGTAGTAGGTACGGAATTACCGACATTATATGTGAATGAGATTGCAACGGTACAAACGATTTTTGTACGTGTGACTAACAGTGCTACGGGTTGTTACTCCGTAACGGCTATGGATTTACGAGTAGAGCCATTACCGGTATTGATCATGCCAACAACACCGGTTACGGTTTGTGATGGAACTAACAATGACGGAATCGGAAGTTTTGACTTGAATGATTTAGTGACTGATATGTTAAGTGGTGAGACCAATGTAACGGTAAGTTTCCACGAAACACAACAAAATGCTCAAAACGGCTTGTTCCCAATCACGATCATGCCATATGAGAACATCAACCCTTGGAATCAGACTTTATGGGTATTGGCAACTAATAACGTAACGGGATGTAAGAGTGTTTACTCGTTCCAGTTACGAGTTGAACCGGCGCCAATTATGCCAACGTTATTGGATTTAGATGAGTGTGATACGGATTCTAATCCGCATGACAACCAGACGACGTTTGATTTAACGGTACACACGGCTACAATTTTAGCAGCTCAAACAGGTGCAGCTACAGATTATGAAGTGAACTATTATATTTCGCAGACCAATGCAGAGAACGGAACTCCGTTTATAGTATCAAACGGAAACTTTATCGGCACCAACGGTCAGACGATCTGGGTTCGTGTAACGCATAAAGCTACGGGATGTTATACTATCGGCAGCTTTAAGCTGATTGTAAACAGTCCGCTACAATTAACGCAACCGGATGAGATCACTTTATGTGATGACGCATTACCGAATGATCAACGTCAGATATTTGATTTAACGATTCGTGAGGCACAGATCACCGGAGGCGCAACAGGTTATACGTTCAAATATTACAGCAATACAGCTTTACCGCCAAACCCTGGAACGTTGATCACCAATCCAACAGCTTTCCCTAATACAGCTACAGTACAAACTTTGTTAGTAGAAGTGATAAGCGGAGCAGGATGTAGCAGCTATGTTACCTTAACAATCCGAGTTACCCCATTACCGGAACCGAAATTTGATCCGGCACCACTAGTATTGTGTGATGATGATTATCCTGGCGATGGCATTACGTTTTTTGATGTAACGGTAAATGCGAACTATATCCGTAATAATGCGAACTATGTTCTAACGTACCATGCAAGTCAGACCGATGCATTAGCCGGAATCAATGCTATTGCAACGCCAACGAACTGGCAGAATGTTGATGGAAACGGAAACGCACTAACCAGTGTTTGGATCCGGGTGACTACAGCCCCGGCTAATAACCGTGACCGTTGTTCATTAGTAGTAGAACAGCCATTGATTGTGAATCCAAGACCGGCGGCAGGTCCTGTAACGGATTACCATATGTGTCAGATTCCATTCACGGGAAGTGGAGTATTTGATTTAAGTACGAAAACCCCGGAAGCTTTAGCAGGTCAAGGTCCTGCAGGTTATACGGTAACGTACCATGCAACTCAGGCGGATGCTGATAGTGGAGCGGCGCCATTGGCAACGAACCACCCAAGTACGGTAAACGGTGAGACGATTTATGTACGTGTAGTGAATACGGCTACAGGTTGTTATAACACGACCAGCTTCCGGTTATTTGTGGAAAGAGGATCAGAAGCAACCGATATCCCGGATATTACCCGATGTGATGATTTGAATGACGGAACAGAAACTTTCGATTTAAGCAGTTTAGATGCTACGATCTTAGGTCCAGTACAAGCAGCGGATCCGAACTTTAGTGTAAAATATTATGCATCAGATGCTGATTTAGCCAATGACACACCAATTGGAACACCAGGTGCTTATACGATTACGGATTACCTGACGCATGAGATCATTGCAGTAGTTAAAAATACGTACAGTGCATACGGATGTCCTGCAGAAATACGTTTTAATATTACCGTATTCCGATTACCGGAGCCAACACCAAATGCAGGATTTGTATGTGTTGATCAGGAGACAGGAAACGTTCTGAATACCCATATTATTGACAGTGGATTAGATGCAGCAACACATACATTCCAATGGTATGAGGATGATGCAAGTGGAGCGCCACAACCGATAGCGGGAGCAACAGGTTCAACGTATGAAGTAAACCATGCGGGCACTTATTCGGTAATTGCAACCAGTACAGTAACCGGTTGTGTATCGTTACCGGCAGAAGTAGTAATCACCCAATCCGAACCGGCCGAGGTAACGTATACGGTATCGAATGCGTTTACTGATAATCAGGTGATTACGGTTCAGGCAATCGGAATCGGAGAGTACATGTATCAGTTAGACGAAGGCGATATCCAGTCTAGCCCGGTGTTTACTAATGTAAGTTCAGGAACACATACGATCACGGTTTACGATATGAAAGGTTGTGCAGCCACAATCGTAAGAAATGTAACAGTGATCAACTATCCGCATTATTTCACACCAAACGGTGATAATTACCATGATTTCTGGAATATTGGTGATTTAGAAAACGATGTCAATGCAAAAATTTATATATTTGACCGTTACGGCAAACTATTGAAACAGATCAAGCCATCACGAGTAAGCGGATGGGATGGAACATTAAACGGACAACCGTTACCATCAACAGATTACTGGTTCACAGTGAACTATACGGAGAATGGAGAAGTGAAAGAGTTTAAAGCACACTTCTCGTTAAAACGATAA
- a CDS encoding polysaccharide deacetylase family protein has product MKPFIYKFLLIIITIILSACENKKVLSQSASSAKPYKAGVVLSFDDAFVDEWFEADQALKKYDWKATFCTCRIDSIGTPQLSKLLQMQKNGHEIAGHGYHHFNAVKYVAANGIDNYVKAEIDPMLASMKRLSLNVTSFAYPYGERSEELDETLAPKFNIIRGRAFCGDVPEKEGCYFRDTKYMYAFDIDNNHVHFSIPYLLELLDYAKEKNKILILCGHKPVKELTDNYQIKIETLEFVCKYIKQNNMKFYTLSDLGNLIIKE; this is encoded by the coding sequence ATGAAGCCGTTTATTTACAAATTCCTCTTGATTATCATCACGATAATTTTATCCGCATGCGAAAATAAGAAAGTATTATCTCAATCTGCCTCATCTGCAAAACCCTATAAAGCAGGTGTGGTTTTATCTTTTGACGATGCTTTTGTAGATGAATGGTTTGAAGCCGATCAGGCTTTAAAAAAATACGACTGGAAAGCCACTTTTTGTACTTGCAGGATTGATTCTATTGGGACACCCCAATTAAGCAAACTTCTTCAGATGCAGAAAAACGGACACGAAATAGCCGGACATGGCTATCATCATTTTAATGCCGTTAAGTATGTGGCAGCAAACGGAATCGACAATTATGTAAAAGCAGAGATAGACCCCATGCTCGCTTCGATGAAAAGGTTGTCTTTAAACGTAACCTCATTTGCCTATCCCTACGGTGAAAGATCTGAGGAACTCGATGAGACTTTGGCTCCAAAATTTAATATTATCAGAGGAAGGGCATTTTGTGGAGATGTTCCGGAAAAAGAAGGTTGTTATTTTAGAGATACAAAATATATGTATGCCTTTGATATCGATAATAACCATGTTCATTTTAGCATACCTTACCTTTTAGAGTTATTAGATTATGCCAAGGAAAAAAATAAGATACTTATTTTGTGCGGCCATAAACCGGTTAAGGAGTTAACGGATAATTATCAAATAAAAATTGAAACGCTAGAGTTTGTCTGTAAATACATAAAACAGAACAATATGAAGTTTTACACCTTATCCGATTTGGGTAACCTGATTATAAAGGAATAA